The proteins below come from a single Micromonospora citrea genomic window:
- a CDS encoding FAD-binding oxidoreductase translates to MTVVAAWEAAVDRGADEGADDFWCPLEDGRPGLLPERDAPLLFATLGRLTVGGDDPAGRAALLAVLGRAYRRHGLLPHHAAVAEALRAAVARQARPRWTPPVAEAWERAGRRAAEAVRRAAEQAGDGPAWWPAEVIGHDRPCDTIAILTVRPWRRLPHRPGQALPVCTPRRPGRWRWLSPANAPRPDGTVELHVRAVAAGTVSHSLVHDVRPGDPLWLGPPRDAGLSLDQSPRLDPLPRRDLLLVAGGTGLAPLRALVEQVAAAPDGRRVTLVVGARGFAELYDATALDKLQCAHDWLTVVPAFSHDPAAEPAERGDALTIALDHHRPDQDVHVCGPPSMLAGARLRLLAAGVPADRLHLPYAMVP, encoded by the coding sequence GTGACCGTCGTCGCCGCCTGGGAGGCGGCCGTCGACAGGGGCGCCGACGAGGGCGCCGACGACTTCTGGTGCCCCCTGGAGGACGGCCGCCCCGGCCTGCTCCCCGAGCGGGACGCCCCGCTGCTCTTCGCCACGCTCGGCCGCCTCACGGTCGGCGGCGACGACCCCGCCGGGCGGGCGGCGCTGCTGGCGGTGCTCGGCCGCGCGTACCGCCGGCACGGCCTGCTGCCCCACCACGCCGCCGTCGCCGAGGCGCTGCGGGCCGCCGTCGCCCGGCAGGCCCGACCGCGGTGGACGCCGCCGGTCGCGGAAGCCTGGGAGCGCGCCGGCCGCCGCGCCGCCGAAGCCGTGCGCCGCGCCGCCGAGCAGGCCGGCGACGGCCCGGCCTGGTGGCCCGCCGAGGTGATCGGCCACGACCGGCCGTGCGACACCATCGCGATCCTCACCGTACGCCCCTGGCGTCGCCTGCCCCACCGGCCCGGCCAGGCCCTCCCTGTCTGCACGCCGCGCCGCCCCGGCCGCTGGCGGTGGCTCTCGCCGGCCAACGCCCCGCGCCCCGACGGCACCGTCGAGCTGCACGTCCGCGCCGTCGCCGCCGGCACCGTCTCGCACAGTCTTGTCCACGACGTACGCCCCGGCGACCCGCTCTGGCTCGGCCCGCCGCGCGACGCCGGCCTCAGCCTGGACCAGTCCCCGCGCCTGGATCCGCTCCCGCGCCGGGACCTGCTGCTCGTCGCCGGGGGCACCGGCCTGGCGCCGCTGCGCGCCCTGGTGGAGCAGGTCGCCGCCGCGCCCGACGGCCGGCGGGTGACCCTGGTCGTCGGGGCGCGCGGCTTCGCGGAACTCTACGACGCGACCGCCCTCGACAAGCTCCAGTGTGCCCACGACTGGCTGACCGTCGTGCCCGCCTTCAGCCATGATCCTGCCGCCGAGCCGGCCGAGCGGGGCGACGCCCTCACCATCGCCCTCGACCACCATCGCCCCGACCAGGACGTCCACGTCTGCGGTCCGCCGTCGATGCTGGCCGGCGCGCGGCTGCGGCTGCTCGCCGCCGGGGTGCCCGCCGACCGCCTCCACCTGCCGTACGCGATGGTGCCCTGA
- a CDS encoding glycine-rich domain-containing protein: MLLTVDKTGRTLVPDELFDRLTARIAHDHPELAPDLPARIMDQALAFLGACAVTAEPIGPTDLVDIGWHTFILHTHDYAEFCDRVAGRFIHHEPVPDDSRPSAPEPVGAPISRTVAAITAAGFALDAPLWAARAADCSSKCHQCHAGCHDSPKK; the protein is encoded by the coding sequence ATGCTGCTCACCGTCGACAAGACCGGCCGGACCCTCGTACCGGATGAGCTGTTCGACCGGCTGACCGCCCGCATCGCCCACGACCACCCCGAGCTGGCCCCGGACCTGCCGGCCAGGATCATGGACCAGGCACTGGCGTTCCTCGGCGCGTGTGCCGTCACCGCCGAACCGATCGGGCCGACCGATCTGGTGGACATCGGCTGGCACACGTTCATCCTCCACACCCACGACTACGCCGAGTTCTGCGACCGCGTCGCCGGCCGTTTCATCCACCACGAGCCCGTGCCGGACGACAGTCGACCGTCGGCTCCGGAGCCGGTCGGCGCCCCGATCTCCCGGACGGTGGCCGCGATCACCGCCGCCGGCTTCGCTCTCGACGCGCCGCTCTGGGCGGCGCGGGCCGCCGACTGCAGTTCGAAGTGCCACCAGTGCCACGCCGGCTGCCACGACAGCCCCAAGAAGTAG
- a CDS encoding ATP-binding protein has translation MSYDIANPDPAGTITSLRSFGYSVEAAVADLVDNSVSAGARRIDVYFTWAGAASWVAVVDDGRGMTADELVTAMTVAAKGSYQARAAADLGRFGMGLKSASFSQAARLTVSTRTAVSAEEAVRTWDLSVVAETSEWRLLHGTDEETGTLLKQLRPHGGAGTTVVWRDLHRFAMDGVTAEDARAQKQFYAEATRVEEHLGMVFGRFLVGRNRLAMTVNATPVKAWDPFLSGHPSVQRLPAEELPVGNHTVRIEPFILPHPKKLSPEQQQQAAGPGGWLDQQGFYVYRRDRLILAGDWLGIRGFRRDERYNLARIIVDVPAEADADWAIDVRKSTAVPPVGARRHLQRIGTATRSRAAEVLSHRGRIAAREHGAEFIYAWRVDKRDGTIRCRINRDHPLVREVLQGGPDAAVDAKALIRLLEETVPVAALRIMHDGDVTDDPEPFLGAAPKEVGDVANRIYAAFVAQGRTPREAKERLALMPPFDQFDGFWQQR, from the coding sequence TTGAGCTACGACATCGCGAACCCCGACCCGGCGGGCACCATCACGTCACTACGGTCGTTCGGCTACAGCGTCGAGGCTGCCGTGGCGGATCTCGTGGACAACAGTGTCTCCGCCGGCGCCCGTCGGATCGACGTCTACTTCACGTGGGCCGGCGCCGCCTCATGGGTGGCGGTGGTGGACGACGGCAGGGGGATGACAGCGGACGAACTCGTCACCGCGATGACCGTGGCGGCGAAGGGCTCCTACCAGGCTCGCGCAGCCGCGGATCTCGGGCGCTTCGGCATGGGGTTGAAGAGCGCTTCGTTCTCGCAGGCGGCCCGCCTCACCGTGAGCACGAGAACAGCGGTCAGCGCTGAAGAAGCGGTCCGGACCTGGGATCTGTCCGTCGTCGCGGAAACGAGCGAGTGGCGGCTGTTGCACGGCACTGACGAGGAGACCGGCACGCTTCTCAAGCAGCTCCGGCCCCATGGCGGCGCTGGAACGACCGTGGTCTGGCGCGATCTGCACCGGTTCGCCATGGACGGCGTGACCGCCGAAGATGCACGGGCGCAGAAACAGTTCTACGCGGAGGCGACCCGGGTCGAGGAGCACCTGGGCATGGTGTTTGGGCGGTTCCTCGTAGGCAGGAACCGGCTCGCGATGACCGTCAACGCCACACCGGTGAAGGCCTGGGACCCGTTCCTGAGCGGACACCCGTCGGTCCAGCGACTACCGGCAGAAGAGCTGCCTGTCGGCAACCACACGGTCCGCATCGAGCCGTTCATCCTGCCTCACCCCAAGAAGCTCAGCCCCGAGCAGCAACAACAGGCAGCCGGCCCGGGAGGCTGGCTGGACCAGCAGGGCTTCTACGTGTATCGGCGGGACCGGCTCATCCTCGCCGGCGACTGGCTCGGCATCCGCGGCTTCCGACGGGACGAGCGGTACAACCTGGCGCGCATCATCGTCGACGTGCCGGCCGAGGCGGACGCGGACTGGGCGATCGACGTCCGGAAGTCAACGGCCGTACCACCGGTGGGCGCGCGTCGCCACCTGCAGCGCATCGGTACCGCGACCCGGAGCCGAGCCGCAGAGGTACTGAGTCACCGTGGGCGGATCGCCGCACGCGAGCACGGCGCCGAGTTCATCTACGCGTGGCGCGTCGACAAGCGCGACGGCACCATCCGCTGCCGCATCAACCGGGACCACCCACTCGTACGGGAGGTGCTGCAGGGCGGCCCTGATGCTGCAGTTGACGCGAAGGCCCTCATCAGGCTGTTGGAGGAGACCGTGCCGGTCGCGGCGCTGCGGATCATGCACGACGGCGACGTCACCGACGATCCCGAGCCGTTCCTCGGGGCAGCTCCCAAAGAGGTAGGGGATGTGGCGAACCGCATCTATGCCGCTTTCGTCGCTCAGGGACGGACTCCCAGGGAAGCCAAGGAACGGCTCGCACTGATGCCGCCCTTCGACCAGTTCGACGGATTCTGGCAGCAGCGTTGA
- a CDS encoding very short patch repair endonuclease gives MRRASTKPELLIRRELHRRGLRFRVNHPGLPGKPDIVFTRARLAIFVDGCFWHRCPVHGVLPRNNRDWWEAKLLRNVERDREKDAALSALGWHVRHFWEHEDPVRATDEIARLWRHLLSEQASGGRP, from the coding sequence ATGCGTCGGGCCTCCACCAAGCCTGAGCTACTCATCCGTAGGGAGCTGCACCGCCGCGGTCTTCGCTTTCGCGTAAATCACCCAGGACTGCCCGGAAAGCCAGACATCGTCTTCACCAGAGCCCGGCTCGCCATCTTCGTTGACGGCTGCTTCTGGCATCGATGTCCGGTACATGGTGTCCTGCCCAGGAACAACCGCGACTGGTGGGAGGCGAAGCTCCTCCGCAACGTTGAGCGCGACCGGGAGAAGGACGCGGCGCTGTCGGCCCTGGGCTGGCACGTTCGACACTTCTGGGAGCATGAGGATCCAGTAAGGGCCACGGACGAGATTGCGCGGCTGTGGCGGCACCTGCTCAGTGAGCAAGCATCCGGTGGAAGGCCGTGA
- a CDS encoding helix-turn-helix domain-containing protein, with protein sequence MTHANCPRCGARLARDNDSGRCAPCQAAERDRLSTPPVVPASFWEHEPVRRALAERHLGRVVRAYRCHPYHGRQPLPQTVVAGWLGITQAQLSRVENGPPIMHMDRLAHWAKVLGIPAPLLWFASPSAPLSARTTPADSDQSMATDEGRRALLAGIAAVAAGAGLLKAAPAPRPRRIGAADVVRLNAVLELYRSVDYECGGGLLYREVDRFAQSVYALLDWSHPESLTPRLVGSVAAARQLAGWTALDAGLHDHAQRHFAAAERAALAADEVLLAARVRYCQARQLQHRRHNRDALATLQLARNQLGSAATPAVSAMLHGAEAASLAALGQRREALAALGRSNDAFDQIAGDREPEWMRFYDRGELLAQHGRVYRDFARAERKYAPDAVRWVQEAVAAFGQQNVRSTVLNEVGLCSALFLADDPRQAIVVGRRVMSRAGALTSRRTVDRVRNLGRDLTAHRMNSEVAGFARELAAFQAVPA encoded by the coding sequence GTGACACACGCGAACTGCCCCCGATGTGGCGCGCGCCTGGCCCGCGACAACGACAGCGGGCGCTGCGCGCCCTGCCAGGCCGCCGAACGGGACAGGCTGAGCACGCCGCCGGTGGTGCCGGCAAGCTTCTGGGAACACGAACCGGTGCGACGGGCCCTGGCCGAGCGGCACCTCGGGCGGGTCGTCCGGGCGTACCGGTGCCATCCGTACCACGGGCGGCAGCCGCTGCCGCAGACCGTGGTGGCGGGGTGGCTGGGGATCACGCAGGCGCAGCTCAGCCGGGTGGAGAACGGGCCACCGATCATGCACATGGATCGGCTGGCCCACTGGGCAAAGGTGCTCGGGATACCGGCGCCGCTCCTGTGGTTCGCGTCCCCTTCAGCGCCACTGTCCGCCAGAACCACTCCTGCTGACTCGGACCAATCAATGGCAACTGACGAGGGCCGGCGAGCGTTGCTGGCCGGCATAGCGGCGGTAGCGGCCGGGGCCGGACTCCTGAAAGCAGCGCCGGCACCCCGTCCCCGCAGGATCGGAGCAGCCGATGTCGTGCGCCTCAACGCCGTCCTAGAGTTGTACCGGTCGGTGGACTACGAGTGCGGCGGCGGACTGCTCTACCGGGAAGTCGACCGCTTTGCCCAGTCGGTGTACGCACTGCTCGACTGGTCGCATCCTGAGTCGTTGACTCCGCGGCTGGTCGGTTCGGTCGCGGCGGCCCGCCAACTGGCTGGCTGGACAGCCCTTGACGCCGGACTGCACGACCACGCGCAGCGGCATTTCGCCGCCGCCGAACGAGCCGCCTTGGCCGCAGACGAGGTGCTGCTCGCCGCGAGGGTGCGCTACTGCCAGGCCCGGCAGTTGCAGCACCGTCGCCACAACCGGGACGCGCTCGCCACCCTGCAACTCGCTCGTAACCAACTTGGCTCCGCCGCCACGCCGGCCGTCTCGGCGATGCTCCACGGGGCGGAGGCAGCGTCCCTGGCAGCTCTCGGACAGCGCCGTGAAGCGCTGGCCGCACTCGGGAGGTCTAACGACGCGTTCGACCAGATTGCCGGCGACCGGGAGCCGGAGTGGATGCGCTTCTACGACCGAGGCGAGTTGCTGGCCCAGCACGGCCGGGTGTACCGCGACTTTGCCCGCGCTGAGCGCAAGTACGCGCCGGATGCGGTCCGGTGGGTCCAGGAGGCCGTGGCAGCGTTCGGGCAGCAGAACGTCCGCAGCACCGTGCTCAACGAAGTCGGGCTGTGCAGCGCGTTGTTCCTCGCAGATGATCCACGGCAGGCGATCGTCGTCGGCCGACGCGTCATGAGCCGGGCGGGAGCGCTGACCTCACGGCGGACGGTGGACCGGGTGCGGAACCTCGGGCGGGATCTGACCGCGCACAGGATGAATTCCGAGGTCGCCGGTTTCGCACGCGAACTCGCCGCGTTCCAGGCTGTACCAGCATGA
- the dcm gene encoding DNA cytosine methyltransferase: MTTEDQPPAPARRRGYGVKLVRGPFVRLAPHPKACSEPEEFVSLASELRAEGVRLAADLFSGAGGLSLGLDAAGYKVVLAVDHDEEAVETHRHHHPGLSVNWDLGDPDRVRQVGELMKAAGVELLAGGPPCQPFSKAGRSKIRHRVRHGLRDPYDERRDLWRSFLEIARTARPQAVLMENVPDMALDKEMFILRTMVHELESIGYSVEERSVETFRYGVPQFRQRLILVALRDGIQFTWPREQPERVTVWNAIGDLPPVEGGWRPEGGAEGWSDYEGPVSEFQRRMRQAVSASDKHKVFDHITRPVREDDARAFEAMDHSTRYSDLPDDMKRYRDDIFDDKYKRLDENNLSRTITAHIAKDGYWYIHPRQNRTLTVREAARLQTFPDWFRFAGPPSAAFRQIGNAVPPLLGEHLAGAVRASLDNPRPVSATTQDVAAILARWFDSAAVRGLPWLRAETRWQVIQTEMLLDRAPADVVRFIWPLLARWRQPQDTVLAESELVEISKWASRPQRAGTILELAGRLADNPELLNDDDQLRQVAGLTESVADLAVLVVPAHGDEDSEEPVLVTKGVLRVAARFSGDPVNRRNRLTDGRLEIARMIGADSDARRAHLGLVELANTLCRPVEPECNACPLQKLCLESRADPLRLF; encoded by the coding sequence GTGACCACTGAAGACCAGCCCCCCGCCCCTGCCCGACGCCGTGGGTACGGAGTCAAGTTGGTCCGTGGTCCTTTCGTCCGGCTCGCGCCGCACCCCAAGGCCTGCTCGGAACCCGAGGAGTTCGTCTCCCTCGCATCTGAGCTCCGAGCCGAGGGAGTGCGTCTCGCCGCGGATTTGTTCAGCGGCGCCGGCGGTCTGAGCCTCGGTCTCGATGCCGCCGGCTACAAGGTCGTACTTGCGGTCGATCATGATGAGGAGGCCGTCGAGACTCACCGCCACCACCACCCTGGACTGAGCGTCAACTGGGACCTCGGCGATCCGGACCGGGTTCGGCAGGTTGGCGAACTCATGAAGGCGGCCGGAGTTGAGCTGCTGGCGGGCGGCCCGCCATGCCAACCGTTCTCGAAGGCAGGGCGCTCGAAGATTCGGCACCGGGTCCGGCACGGCCTCCGTGATCCGTATGACGAGCGCCGGGACTTGTGGCGGTCATTCTTGGAGATCGCACGGACCGCGCGCCCACAGGCTGTTCTCATGGAGAACGTGCCGGACATGGCGCTCGACAAGGAGATGTTCATCCTTCGGACGATGGTCCACGAGCTCGAATCGATCGGATACTCGGTCGAAGAGCGGTCGGTGGAGACGTTCCGTTACGGGGTGCCGCAGTTCCGCCAGCGACTCATCCTCGTTGCGCTGCGGGACGGCATCCAGTTCACCTGGCCGCGGGAACAGCCCGAGCGGGTCACGGTCTGGAACGCGATCGGCGATCTTCCCCCGGTCGAGGGGGGCTGGCGACCGGAGGGTGGCGCGGAGGGCTGGAGCGACTACGAGGGCCCGGTCAGTGAGTTCCAGCGCCGGATGCGCCAGGCCGTATCCGCCTCCGACAAGCACAAGGTCTTCGACCACATCACCAGGCCGGTGCGGGAGGACGACGCACGCGCCTTCGAGGCCATGGATCACAGCACGAGGTACAGCGACCTACCGGACGATATGAAGCGGTACCGGGACGACATCTTCGATGACAAGTACAAGCGGCTCGACGAGAACAACCTTTCTCGGACGATCACCGCACACATTGCCAAGGACGGATACTGGTACATCCATCCTCGTCAGAACCGGACCCTTACAGTCCGGGAGGCGGCCCGCCTCCAGACCTTCCCGGACTGGTTCCGCTTTGCTGGGCCACCGTCAGCGGCATTCCGTCAGATCGGAAACGCCGTGCCGCCGTTGCTCGGCGAGCATCTCGCCGGCGCCGTGCGGGCATCGCTCGACAACCCACGGCCCGTGTCGGCCACGACCCAGGATGTCGCGGCAATTCTCGCCAGATGGTTCGACAGTGCCGCCGTTCGCGGTCTTCCCTGGCTGCGGGCCGAGACGCGATGGCAGGTGATACAGACCGAAATGCTGCTGGACCGGGCCCCGGCCGATGTCGTGCGTTTCATCTGGCCGCTGCTTGCGCGCTGGCGACAGCCTCAGGACACGGTCCTGGCCGAGAGCGAGCTTGTCGAGATCAGCAAATGGGCGTCACGACCCCAGCGCGCCGGGACGATCCTTGAACTTGCGGGACGGCTCGCGGACAACCCTGAACTGCTCAATGATGACGATCAGCTGCGCCAAGTGGCCGGGCTGACGGAGTCAGTGGCTGATCTGGCGGTCCTGGTCGTGCCCGCTCATGGGGACGAGGACTCCGAGGAGCCCGTGCTGGTGACCAAGGGCGTGTTGCGGGTTGCGGCACGTTTCAGTGGGGATCCCGTGAATCGCCGAAACCGGCTGACTGACGGGCGGCTCGAGATAGCGCGGATGATCGGCGCGGACAGCGACGCCCGCCGTGCACACCTCGGACTGGTCGAGCTGGCGAACACACTGTGTCGGCCGGTGGAGCCTGAGTGCAACGCATGCCCGCTGCAGAAGCTGTGCCTCGAGTCCCGTGCCGACCCACTGCGGCTCTTCTGA
- a CDS encoding MrcB family domain-containing protein, with translation MSLRQKPLAGAVPSMGESKLRQLLQDVMNLASGYSHKGSPAMLARDAALHDIAELLRAIVGSAAASLGLDRLSLDVQYGGRRGSYGPVPWVRMFSKLHAPSAQEGYYLAYLFAADGSRVYLSLMQGTSELRAGKRRPVQNRELIYSRSAEARSLLRGVAGAAFDAMDTSIVDLGLSGIPPVGSESRDRIRNYEAGTIVARCYGGLQVLTGDVLLRDIIEMLTLLAYLHREPVMQGSFSPVDSADAELQKVIEESGRSVAKLRQGRLMDPIVRKLVEVHAEGMARAELVADGWHVQQVGQYKRGYDLDCWQDNGRALHVEVKGTRSCGREVVLTPNEVSHSQSATGCAAEHALYVASEIQIIHDAGLRAAGGRGRWFWPWEISQDELIPTEYAYRPPVKPATHASRPSLSPSGELWREGGRAGGFDSRFLD, from the coding sequence ATGTCACTTCGGCAGAAGCCCCTTGCTGGCGCCGTCCCGTCCATGGGCGAGAGTAAGCTCCGGCAGTTGCTCCAAGACGTCATGAACCTGGCCAGCGGATATTCACACAAGGGCTCACCTGCGATGCTTGCCCGCGACGCGGCCCTTCATGATATTGCTGAGCTTCTCAGGGCTATTGTCGGCTCGGCTGCAGCATCTCTTGGCCTAGATCGTCTTAGTCTGGATGTACAGTACGGGGGGCGGAGGGGAAGTTATGGACCTGTTCCCTGGGTGAGGATGTTCTCCAAGCTTCACGCGCCGAGCGCGCAGGAGGGATATTACCTGGCATATCTTTTTGCGGCTGATGGATCTCGAGTGTACCTGTCCCTGATGCAGGGTACGAGTGAACTCCGTGCAGGTAAGCGTCGACCGGTACAGAATCGTGAGTTGATCTATTCCCGATCGGCCGAGGCGCGGAGCCTTTTGCGGGGCGTCGCAGGGGCCGCCTTCGACGCTATGGACACGAGCATCGTTGACCTTGGGCTCAGTGGGATTCCGCCCGTAGGCTCAGAAAGCCGTGACCGAATCCGCAACTATGAGGCGGGAACCATTGTCGCTCGCTGCTATGGCGGTCTCCAAGTGCTGACAGGCGACGTTCTTCTCCGAGATATCATCGAGATGCTGACTCTCCTCGCGTACCTTCACCGTGAGCCAGTCATGCAAGGTTCGTTCAGTCCGGTGGATTCCGCCGACGCTGAGCTGCAAAAGGTGATTGAAGAGTCTGGTCGTAGCGTTGCCAAGCTACGGCAAGGTCGCCTGATGGATCCCATTGTCCGGAAGCTAGTCGAGGTTCACGCTGAGGGGATGGCCAGGGCGGAACTTGTCGCTGACGGCTGGCATGTTCAGCAGGTAGGTCAGTACAAGCGTGGCTATGACCTCGATTGCTGGCAGGATAACGGGCGTGCATTGCATGTGGAGGTGAAGGGTACTCGATCATGTGGGCGGGAAGTGGTACTCACGCCTAATGAGGTTTCTCATAGTCAATCCGCGACGGGCTGCGCTGCCGAACATGCCCTGTACGTTGCGTCGGAGATTCAAATCATTCATGACGCCGGTCTCAGGGCTGCCGGGGGCAGAGGGCGCTGGTTCTGGCCTTGGGAGATCAGCCAAGACGAACTGATCCCCACCGAATACGCCTACCGTCCTCCGGTGAAACCTGCTACCCATGCTTCTCGACCGTCCTTGTCGCCCTCCGGTGAACTGTGGCGTGAGGGCGGACGGGCTGGGGGCTTCGACTCGCGGTTCTTGGACTAG
- a CDS encoding ATP-binding protein, whose amino-acid sequence MEVAVPGKAWFDVAPSAARLTSSLRDIGYDFPTAVADIVDNSVAAGAMRVEVMIEFAGSRSRVYIADDGCGMSAGALLEGLRLGTRRSYRLGELGRYGLGLKTASLSQCRSVAVVSRSNPEVVRTSARVLDLDVVEEWDQWVVVDPGNDPDVARAKQWLAEGTGTVVLWRHLDRVLPEKQPEGGWARRRFETLAAKTAEHLGVVFHRFLEGVDGKAPLVITVNGQKVRAWNPFAPEEPGVSELPPQRFEVTIGDVTGHVDLRRFVLPSRDRFSTPGEFERLSGPLNWNRQQGIYVYRADRLVQWGGWSGIRGIDEHTKMARAALDFSTDLDSAFNINVAKMRVSLPAQLRQMLEAPVNELCIYANDAYRRSARPKQKPVPTDLNTTPDVRAATQAATTAGLALRAAAMQAGEWDAWQRIAASLRKDAPEIAKSLGLDV is encoded by the coding sequence ATGGAGGTAGCCGTGCCCGGCAAGGCCTGGTTCGATGTTGCGCCGTCGGCTGCGCGCCTGACCAGCTCGCTTCGTGACATCGGTTACGACTTCCCCACGGCTGTAGCGGACATCGTCGACAACAGCGTGGCTGCCGGAGCGATGCGGGTGGAGGTGATGATCGAGTTCGCGGGATCAAGGTCGCGGGTCTACATAGCGGATGATGGCTGCGGCATGTCGGCGGGCGCTCTGCTGGAGGGCCTGCGACTCGGCACGCGTCGCTCCTACAGGCTGGGTGAGCTGGGCCGCTACGGGTTGGGTCTCAAGACCGCCTCGCTGTCCCAGTGCCGATCGGTGGCGGTGGTTTCCCGGAGCAATCCCGAGGTGGTTCGGACGTCCGCCCGGGTCCTCGACCTTGACGTGGTGGAGGAATGGGACCAATGGGTCGTGGTGGACCCGGGTAATGATCCGGACGTCGCCAGAGCCAAGCAGTGGCTGGCCGAGGGTACCGGGACAGTGGTCCTCTGGCGTCACCTTGACCGGGTGCTGCCCGAGAAGCAGCCTGAGGGCGGCTGGGCCCGACGCCGGTTCGAGACCCTTGCCGCGAAAACTGCTGAGCACTTGGGAGTTGTGTTCCACCGCTTCCTTGAGGGCGTCGACGGCAAGGCCCCACTGGTCATCACGGTCAACGGTCAGAAGGTCAGGGCATGGAACCCGTTTGCGCCCGAAGAGCCTGGCGTGTCTGAGCTGCCGCCGCAGCGCTTTGAGGTCACGATCGGTGACGTTACAGGTCACGTGGATCTTCGACGCTTCGTCCTTCCCTCGCGCGACCGATTCTCCACTCCTGGCGAGTTCGAGCGACTCTCCGGTCCGCTCAACTGGAACCGGCAGCAGGGCATCTACGTTTACCGCGCGGACCGACTGGTGCAGTGGGGCGGCTGGAGCGGCATCCGGGGCATTGACGAGCACACCAAAATGGCGCGTGCCGCCCTCGACTTCAGCACCGACCTCGACTCGGCTTTCAACATCAACGTTGCCAAGATGAGAGTCTCGCTACCCGCGCAGCTACGTCAGATGCTCGAGGCCCCGGTCAATGAACTCTGCATCTACGCAAACGACGCCTATCGCCGGAGCGCACGGCCCAAACAGAAGCCGGTCCCCACTGACCTCAATACCACTCCCGATGTCCGTGCCGCCACGCAGGCCGCGACCACCGCCGGGTTGGCCCTTCGAGCCGCAGCGATGCAGGCAGGCGAGTGGGACGCCTGGCAGCGGATCGCCGCTTCCCTGCGCAAAGATGCGCCGGAGATTGCGAAGTCGCTGGGCTTGGACGTGTGA
- a CDS encoding aminoglycoside phosphotransferase family protein has translation MSGTGRFGDEAMTAAMRQVADQLGVRADNAQLLQLTNNAVFALPSERIVIRIARSHRLRDRVRKVVELGRWFAQIDAPTIRLAEGITQPVQAGELMASVWDYLPQNPPAPTVEDLGVVLRRFHAVGPPPFPLPAWDPVGDARLRISEAEGLSDEDREFLLSWCERLEGPVAVLRQRAEGQLIHGDAHVGNLLRDRCGRLVLCDFDATCKGPWQIDLTAVAVGGVRFGRAEAHASMAAAYGYDIATDRYWPTLREARELKMIAAAAPIVDTSPSIRAEFTKRLQSIRRRETSAAWTPFIRAQRLRDRLDHLIMPLKHSSH, from the coding sequence ATGAGCGGTACCGGACGATTCGGTGACGAGGCCATGACGGCGGCTATGCGTCAGGTCGCCGACCAACTGGGGGTTCGGGCCGACAATGCACAGCTGCTCCAGCTCACCAACAACGCGGTGTTCGCGCTGCCCTCAGAAAGGATCGTCATCCGGATAGCGCGATCGCATCGGCTGCGGGATCGGGTGCGGAAGGTGGTTGAGCTTGGGAGATGGTTCGCGCAGATCGACGCGCCGACCATCCGCTTGGCCGAGGGCATCACCCAACCCGTGCAGGCAGGCGAGCTGATGGCCTCGGTCTGGGACTACCTGCCGCAGAATCCGCCAGCACCGACCGTCGAGGACCTCGGGGTGGTCCTGCGCAGGTTCCACGCTGTCGGGCCGCCTCCCTTCCCGCTACCGGCTTGGGACCCGGTCGGTGATGCGCGGCTTCGCATCAGTGAGGCGGAAGGGCTGAGCGATGAAGATCGCGAGTTCCTGCTCAGCTGGTGCGAACGCTTGGAGGGGCCTGTAGCAGTTCTTCGGCAGCGAGCCGAGGGGCAGCTCATCCACGGGGACGCGCACGTGGGAAACCTGCTTCGGGACCGATGTGGGCGATTAGTGCTGTGCGACTTCGATGCCACCTGCAAGGGGCCGTGGCAGATTGACCTGACGGCAGTGGCGGTTGGCGGCGTGCGCTTTGGCCGAGCCGAAGCACACGCCAGCATGGCAGCCGCTTATGGGTATGACATCGCGACCGACCGGTATTGGCCCACACTGCGTGAAGCCAGAGAACTTAAAATGATCGCAGCCGCCGCACCGATCGTCGACACCTCCCCCAGCATACGGGCAGAATTCACTAAGCGGCTGCAATCAATTAGAAGGCGGGAAACCAGCGCAGCATGGACGCCGTTCATCAGGGCCCAACGTCTTCGGGACCGCCTCGACCACCTAATTATGCCACTGAAGCACTCGTCACACTGA